A region from the Wolbachia endosymbiont (group A) of Rhinocyllus conicus genome encodes:
- a CDS encoding SDR family oxidoreductase — protein sequence MHLFCFGYGYVAKFLSKKLLNLGWKVSGTSRSKNIQNVILFNYEKVSQDLLKSATHVLISIPPDGDDVMERYGDCLQNVKWFSYLSATSVYGDYSGNWVNEESETKPIEIRGEKRLRSEKKWLNSKLPVHIFRLAGIYGPGRNVLIDLQLGKAKNVKKEGHFFSRIHVEDISNILFSSMQNIKPGEVYNCADDLPTTQSEVIMYAAKLLNVSPPEPIEVSSLPDYAQSFYLGSKKVSNVKIKKDLNVSLIYPNYKVGLESLHVKKTEITLE from the coding sequence ATGCACTTGTTTTGCTTTGGTTATGGATATGTGGCTAAATTTTTATCGAAAAAACTGCTGAACTTAGGTTGGAAAGTCAGTGGCACATCAAGAAGTAAAAATATACAAAATGTAATCCTCTTTAATTATGAGAAAGTTAGTCAAGATCTGCTTAAAAGCGCAACGCACGTTTTAATTTCTATTCCTCCAGATGGTGATGATGTTATGGAGAGATATGGTGATTGCCTGCAAAATGTTAAATGGTTTAGTTATTTGTCTGCAACTAGCGTTTATGGTGATTACTCTGGTAATTGGGTGAATGAGGAATCTGAAACAAAACCTATAGAAATCAGAGGAGAAAAGCGCCTTAGATCTGAAAAGAAGTGGCTGAATAGCAAACTGCCTGTACATATTTTTCGTTTAGCTGGAATATACGGTCCTGGTAGGAACGTGTTAATTGACTTGCAGCTTGGCAAAGCAAAAAATGTGAAAAAAGAAGGGCATTTTTTTTCTCGTATTCACGTTGAAGATATATCGAACATTCTATTTTCTTCCATGCAAAACATAAAACCTGGTGAAGTATACAATTGTGCAGATGATTTACCCACTACACAATCTGAAGTGATAATGTATGCAGCCAAACTTCTCAATGTTAGTCCTCCAGAGCCAATTGAGGTTTCTTCCTTACCAGATTATGCACAGAGTTTTTATTTAGGGTCAAAAAAAGTAAGTAATGTTAAAATTAAAAAAGATCTTAATGTCTCTCTAATTTATCCTAACTATAAGGTGGGATTAGAGAGTTTGCATGTAAAAAAAACTGAAATCACATTAGAATGA